From one Streptomyces sp. CA-210063 genomic stretch:
- a CDS encoding putative bifunctional diguanylate cyclase/phosphodiesterase has protein sequence MEPTESVAPDSRLRLRRVSGAWRRGRSLLMGGRPFEGSRERGPGQETTADSRVGTGRPTGRAGASARGPLVPGPAQLTAGTAVGTGGAPSLTGALSEGRGHELPEHDAERHMSWPALPAVIVGLAGAILGAGFYRAFAGQHALFPSGAVGWSLALLTGIIVGHLVAMGRARWWGGTGSGAALTLAVLLLYGWVAAGMVSLTVVVLVGIARRGRWRQGVLHGAVDILGIGAAALVLRVFGRVPSVERPWDPEYWNLYSAPQVALVAIAYLVVSRALLWYLAAPRGGLPTVARTALVRQGLVAVALLGIAPLVCVVATAQPLLLPLFAIPLIALDSTLWIARARAEEQLRDPLTGLPNRQWLLERTWTALDDAERIGARSALMLIDLDRFRSVNDTLGHLAGDRLLLQIADRLRVALPRGAEAARLGGDEFAVLLPVADSTTSASRVARNLVAALGSPLDLDGLTLVLEASAGLAVFPDHALDAEGLLRRADVAMYQAKVDRTGVEVYESKRDSNTPDRLGLLGDLRRALDAQEVELHYQPKVRFDGQVAGLEALVRWVHPERGKVPPDEFIAIAESSGLMPHLTEYVLETALGQVARWRAQGLHVPVAVNVSPRDVHTPGFAGAVAARLARHGVPAGALQLEITEHVLLEDPQRAADTLAGLTGHGVKMSLDDFGTGYSSLVHLRRLPVSELKIDRSFVARLAIDNEDAEIVRCTVDLAHSLGLLVVAEGVEDDETWERLRDLGCDAVQGWLVAAAMPPEETTAWLRARGSRGWQRPAAALPAATADE, from the coding sequence ATGGAACCGACCGAGAGCGTCGCCCCGGACTCACGGCTGCGCCTGCGCCGGGTGTCCGGGGCCTGGCGACGGGGGCGCTCCCTGCTCATGGGGGGACGCCCGTTCGAGGGAAGCCGAGAGCGGGGTCCCGGGCAGGAGACGACGGCGGACTCCAGGGTCGGGACAGGCCGGCCGACGGGCCGTGCGGGCGCGAGCGCACGCGGACCCCTCGTACCGGGCCCGGCACAGCTCACCGCCGGCACGGCGGTCGGCACGGGCGGCGCCCCTTCCCTCACGGGCGCGCTCAGTGAGGGCCGCGGACACGAACTGCCGGAGCACGACGCCGAGCGGCACATGTCCTGGCCCGCGCTGCCCGCCGTGATCGTGGGCCTCGCGGGCGCCATCCTGGGCGCCGGCTTCTACCGGGCGTTCGCCGGGCAGCACGCGCTCTTCCCGTCCGGAGCCGTCGGCTGGTCCCTCGCCCTGCTGACCGGCATCATCGTCGGCCATCTCGTCGCCATGGGCCGCGCCCGCTGGTGGGGCGGCACCGGCTCCGGCGCCGCCCTCACCCTCGCCGTCCTGCTGCTGTACGGCTGGGTGGCCGCCGGGATGGTCAGCCTCACCGTCGTCGTCCTCGTCGGCATCGCCCGCCGGGGCCGCTGGCGGCAGGGCGTGCTGCACGGCGCGGTCGACATCCTCGGCATCGGCGCCGCCGCGCTCGTTCTGAGGGTCTTCGGCCGGGTCCCCTCGGTGGAGCGGCCCTGGGACCCGGAGTACTGGAACCTCTATTCGGCGCCCCAGGTGGCGCTGGTCGCCATCGCCTATCTCGTGGTCAGCCGCGCCCTGCTCTGGTATCTGGCCGCGCCGCGCGGCGGTCTCCCCACCGTCGCGCGTACGGCCCTGGTCAGACAGGGGCTCGTCGCCGTCGCGCTGCTCGGCATCGCGCCGCTCGTCTGTGTCGTCGCCACCGCCCAGCCCCTGCTGCTGCCGCTCTTCGCGATCCCCCTCATCGCGCTGGACTCCACCCTGTGGATAGCCCGCGCCCGGGCCGAGGAGCAGCTGCGCGACCCGCTCACCGGACTGCCGAACCGGCAGTGGCTGCTGGAACGGACCTGGACCGCCCTGGACGACGCCGAACGCATCGGGGCGAGGTCGGCACTGATGCTGATCGACCTCGACCGCTTCAGGTCTGTCAATGACACGCTCGGGCATCTCGCGGGCGACCGACTGCTGTTGCAGATAGCGGATCGGCTGCGGGTCGCCCTGCCGCGCGGAGCGGAGGCCGCACGGCTCGGCGGTGACGAGTTCGCCGTACTGCTGCCCGTCGCCGACTCCACGACGTCCGCTTCGCGCGTCGCCCGCAATCTCGTCGCCGCGCTCGGCTCACCGCTCGACCTCGACGGGCTCACCCTCGTCCTGGAGGCCAGCGCCGGGCTCGCCGTCTTCCCCGACCACGCGCTCGACGCGGAGGGGCTGCTGCGGCGCGCGGACGTGGCGATGTACCAGGCGAAGGTGGACCGGACGGGCGTCGAGGTCTACGAGTCCAAGCGGGACTCGAACACACCGGACCGGCTCGGTCTCCTCGGCGATCTGCGGCGTGCGCTGGACGCGCAGGAGGTCGAGCTGCACTACCAGCCGAAGGTCCGCTTCGACGGGCAGGTCGCGGGCCTCGAGGCGCTGGTGCGGTGGGTGCATCCCGAGCGGGGGAAGGTGCCGCCGGACGAGTTCATAGCGATCGCCGAGTCGTCCGGGCTGATGCCGCATCTGACGGAGTACGTGCTGGAGACGGCGCTCGGTCAGGTGGCGCGGTGGCGGGCGCAGGGACTGCACGTCCCGGTCGCCGTGAACGTGTCCCCGCGCGATGTGCATACGCCCGGCTTCGCCGGGGCGGTGGCCGCGCGGCTCGCCCGCCATGGGGTGCCCGCCGGGGCGTTGCAGTTGGAGATAACCGAGCATGTGCTGCTCGAAGACCCCCAGCGGGCCGCGGACACCCTTGCCGGGCTGACCGGGCACGGGGTGAAGATGTCGCTCGACGACTTCGGGACGGGATATTCGTCGCTCGTGCATCTGCGGCGGCTGCCGGTGAGCGAGCTGAAGATCGACCGGTCGTTCGTGGCTCGGCTGGCGATCGACAACGAGGACGCGGAGATCGTGCGCTGCACGGTCGATCTCGCGCATTCGCTCGGGCTGCTCGTCGTCGCGGAGGGGGTCGAGGACGACGAGACGTGGGAGCGGTTGCGGGATCTGGGGTGTGATGCGGTGCAGGGGTGGCTGGTCGCTGCCGCTATGCCGCCGGAGGAGACCACGGCGTGGCTGCGGGCGCGGGGGTCACGGGGGTGGCAGCGGCCGGCTGCGGCGTTGCCTGCGGCGACGGCCGACGAGTAG
- the ligA gene encoding NAD-dependent DNA ligase LigA, producing the protein MAGDKDAQPTLVPAEAAVPAEAREKHARLAEQIEEHRFRYYVKDAPVIDDAEFDRLLRTLEGLEEEYPELRTPDSPTQKVAGAYQTEFSAVQHRERMLSLDNAFTDEELAAWAERVAKDVGTTDYHLLCELKVDGLAVNLTYEHGRLTRAATRGDGRTGEDITPNVRTIAEIPNHLTGEKVPDLVEIRGEVYFPMEKFEELNARLVEAGDKPFANPRNAAAGSLRQKDPRVTATRPLHMVVHGIGALSGFDGLTRLSEAYDLLKSWGLPTARHNTVVDDLDGVREFIAHYGENRHSVEHEIDGAVVKLDEIPLQGRLGSTSRAPRWAIAYKYAPEEVNTKLVNIRVGVGRTGRVTPYAQVEPVTVAGSEVEFATLHNQDVVKAKGVLIGDTVVLRKAGDVIPEILGPVVDLRDGTEREFVMPAECPECGTPLAPAKEGDVDLRCPNSRTCPAQLRERLFYLAGRKCLDIENFGYVAAAALTKPLEPSEPPLVDEGDLFDLTIEHLLPIKAYVLDQDSGLPKRDPRTGEEKIATVFANQEGAPKKNAVAMLENIQAAKERPLARILTGLSIRHVGPVAAEALARAFRSIDRIEQATEEELKDTDGVGPIVAAAVKQWFAEEWHREIIRKWKAAGVRMEEEGSGEDEGPRPLEGLTVVVTGTLEHHTRDGAKEALQSRGAKVTGSVSKKTSFVVVGENPGSKFDKAMQLKVPVLNEDGFAVLLEQGPDAAAEVALPTEE; encoded by the coding sequence GTGGCCGGCGACAAGGACGCACAGCCCACATTGGTACCCGCCGAGGCAGCGGTGCCCGCCGAGGCACGCGAGAAGCACGCGCGGCTCGCCGAGCAGATCGAGGAGCACCGCTTCCGGTACTACGTGAAGGACGCTCCCGTCATCGACGACGCGGAGTTCGACCGCCTCCTGCGCACCCTCGAAGGCCTGGAGGAGGAGTATCCCGAGCTGCGTACGCCCGACTCACCGACCCAGAAGGTCGCGGGCGCGTACCAGACGGAGTTCTCGGCGGTCCAGCACCGCGAGCGCATGCTGTCGCTCGACAATGCCTTCACCGACGAGGAGTTGGCCGCCTGGGCCGAGCGCGTCGCGAAGGACGTCGGCACCACCGACTACCACCTGCTGTGCGAGCTCAAGGTCGACGGCCTCGCCGTCAACCTCACCTACGAGCACGGCCGCCTCACCCGCGCGGCCACCCGCGGCGACGGCCGCACCGGCGAGGACATCACACCGAACGTCCGGACGATCGCGGAGATCCCGAACCACCTGACGGGCGAGAAGGTCCCGGACCTCGTGGAGATCCGCGGCGAGGTCTACTTCCCGATGGAGAAGTTCGAGGAGCTCAACGCCCGCCTGGTGGAGGCCGGTGACAAGCCCTTCGCCAACCCGCGCAACGCGGCGGCCGGTTCACTGCGGCAGAAGGACCCGCGCGTCACCGCCACCCGTCCCCTCCACATGGTCGTGCACGGTATCGGCGCCCTGTCCGGTTTCGACGGCCTCACCCGCCTCTCCGAGGCCTACGACCTGCTCAAGTCCTGGGGCCTGCCCACTGCCCGGCACAACACGGTGGTCGACGACCTCGACGGCGTACGGGAGTTCATCGCCCACTACGGCGAGAACCGCCACTCCGTGGAACACGAGATCGACGGCGCGGTCGTCAAGCTCGACGAGATCCCCCTCCAGGGCCGCCTCGGCTCCACCTCCCGCGCCCCGCGCTGGGCCATCGCGTACAAGTACGCGCCGGAGGAGGTCAACACCAAGCTCGTCAACATCCGTGTGGGTGTGGGCCGTACCGGCAGGGTGACGCCGTACGCCCAGGTCGAGCCGGTCACGGTCGCGGGCTCGGAGGTCGAGTTCGCCACCCTGCACAACCAGGACGTGGTCAAGGCCAAGGGCGTCCTCATCGGCGACACGGTCGTGCTGCGCAAGGCCGGAGACGTCATCCCGGAGATCCTCGGCCCCGTGGTCGACCTGCGCGACGGCACCGAGCGCGAGTTCGTGATGCCGGCCGAGTGCCCGGAGTGCGGTACGCCGCTCGCGCCCGCCAAGGAGGGCGACGTCGACCTGCGCTGCCCCAACTCCCGTACCTGCCCGGCCCAGTTGCGCGAGCGGCTCTTCTATCTCGCCGGGCGCAAGTGCCTCGACATCGAGAACTTCGGATACGTCGCCGCCGCCGCCCTCACCAAGCCGCTGGAGCCGTCCGAGCCACCGCTCGTCGACGAGGGCGACCTCTTCGACCTGACCATCGAGCACCTGCTGCCCATCAAGGCGTACGTCCTCGACCAGGACAGCGGCCTGCCCAAGCGCGACCCCAGGACCGGCGAGGAGAAGATCGCCACGGTCTTCGCCAACCAGGAGGGCGCGCCCAAGAAGAACGCGGTCGCGATGCTGGAGAACATCCAGGCGGCCAAGGAGCGGCCGCTCGCCAGGATCCTGACCGGCCTGTCGATCCGTCACGTCGGACCGGTTGCGGCGGAGGCGCTCGCGCGCGCGTTCCGTTCGATCGACCGCATCGAGCAGGCCACCGAGGAAGAGCTCAAGGACACCGACGGCGTCGGCCCGATCGTCGCCGCGGCGGTCAAACAGTGGTTCGCCGAGGAATGGCACCGCGAGATCATCCGCAAGTGGAAGGCCGCCGGCGTCCGCATGGAGGAAGAAGGCTCCGGCGAGGACGAGGGGCCCAGGCCCCTCGAAGGGCTGACGGTCGTCGTGACCGGCACGCTCGAACACCACACGCGCGACGGGGCCAAGGAGGCGCTGCAGAGCCGGGGCGCCAAGGTGACCGGGTCGGTGTCGAAGAAGACCTCATTCGTCGTAGTCGGTGAGAATCCGGGCTCCAAGTTCGACAAGGCGATGCAGCTCAAGGTGCCCGTCCTGAACGAGGACGGCTTCGCCGTGCTGCTCGAACAGGGACCGGACGCGGCTGCGGAAGTCGCCCTTCCGACCGAGGAGTAG